A genomic segment from Xyrauchen texanus isolate HMW12.3.18 chromosome 21, RBS_HiC_50CHRs, whole genome shotgun sequence encodes:
- the LOC127661510 gene encoding solute carrier family 12 member 3-like: MNLTTNRSQFSVSSGLSNGDDRKFSLGGCSSYDNDSVASHSSVVFSGYDTLDTPPSYDFYTNTEVFGRAKKSRPSLFQLHSNPQDDPSPPPLYEETSVDKQSPEEDESAEPPPEPMRFGWAQGVMIRCMLNIWGVILYLRLPWITAQAGIGLTWIIILVSSSITGITGLSTSAIATNGKVKGGGTYFLISRSLGPELGGSIGLIFAFANAVAVAMHTVGFAETVQALMQDSEVCMVDRLNDIRIIGVITVTCLLAISMAGMEWESKAQVLFFILIMVSFASYIVGTIMPSTTQKQARGFFSYRSDIFADNFVPGWRGPEGSFFGMFSIFFPSATGILAGANISGDLKDPNIAIPRGTMLAIFWTTMSYLIISATIGSCVIRDASGNLNDTIPPPYEDCLGVGCHYGWNFSECMNNRTCDFGLINNYQTMSLVSAFSPLIAAGIFGATLSSALACLVSAPKVFQCLCKDNLYPGIGFFGKSYGKNNEPLRSYMLAYIIAVCFILIAELNTIAPIISNFFLCSYALINFSCFHASITNSPGWRPTFRFYSKWLSLLGAVVSVIIMFLLTWWAALIAIGIIIFLLGYVLYKKPDVNWGSSMQASSYNMALSQCVGLNQVEDHIKNYRPQCLILSGPPSMRPSLVDFISTFTKNQSLMICANVLKGGHSPVAVDSSTYISWLNKRRIKSFYHTVVADDLRVGVQMLLQSTGLGRMKPNVLVMGYKMNWRKGQPSNIENYIGILHDAFDLQYGVCVLRMKEGLDISRTIKAHVNLGFETSTEKVLDTRTSTSTTTPTIDTSLDPEALMAVSQPATVFQSRQGKKTIDVYWLSDDGGLTLLVPYLLTRKKRWARCKVRVFVGGEVQQIEEQKQELKTLIARFRLGFQDIQVLPDINGKPQSEHIKRFEDLIAPYRVSAVQKNDQEADETTKECPWMMSDEEVEKFKAKSLRQIRLNEVIQDYSRDAALIVVTMPVGRRGACPSALYMAWLEIVSRDLRPPVLLVRGNQENVLTQYCQ; encoded by the exons ATGAACCTCACAACCAACAGAAGCCAATTCTCGGTCTCTTCGGGACTGAGCAATGGAGATGACCGTAAATTCAGTTTGGGGGGATGTAGCAGTTATGATAATGACAGTGTGGCCTCACACAGCTCTGTGGTCTTTTCTGGATATGACACATTGGATACCCCACCAAGTTATGACTTCTATACTAACACAGAGGTTTTTGGGAGAGCAAAGAAATCAAGACCTTCTCTCTTTCAGCTTCACTCCAACCCTCAG GATGACCCATCTCCACCTCCTCTGTATGAGGAGACGAGTGTGGACAAACAGAGCCCAGAGGAAGACGAATCGGCAGAACCTCCTCCAGAACCAATGCGTTTTGGATGGGCTCAGGGAGTCATG ATCCGCTGTATGCTGAATATCTGGGGAGTTATTCTGTACCTGAGGCTTCCCTGGATCACAGCTCAGGCAGGGATTG GTCTGACTTGGATTATTATATTGGTGTCCTCCTCTATAACGGGCATCACTGGCCTGTCCACATCAGCCATTGCCACTAATGGAAAAGTTAAAGGAG GTGGAACTTATTTCCTGATCTCTCGCAGTTTAGGCCCAGAGCTCGGAGGTTCAATTGGGCTCATTTTTGCTTTCGCTAATGCAGTGGCTGTGGCCATGCACACTGTGGGCTTTGCTGAAACAGTGCAGGCTCTCATGCAG GATAGTGAGGTTTGCATGGTAGACCGACTTAATGATATTCGTATCATTGGAGTGATCACTGTCACCTGCTTGTTGGCTATCTCAATGGCTGGAATGGAATGGGAGTCCAAG GCCCAGGTCTTGTTTTTCATTCTCATAATGGTCTCCTTTGCCAGTTACATTGTGGGTACCATCATGCCATCCACTACACAGAAGCAAGCCAGAGGTTTTTTCAGCTACAgat CCGATATTTTTGCGGATAACTTTGTGCCCGGCTGGCGTGGACCAGAGGGCAGTTTCTTTGGCATGTTTTCCATCTTCTTCCCCTCAGCTACAGGCATCCTTGCAGGGGCTAATATCTCTGGAGACCTGAAG GACCCTAATATTGCTATACCCCGTGGTACAATGCTGGCTATTTTTTGGACCACTATGTCATATCTCATTATCTCAGCTACTATTG GCTCCTGTGTAATTCGCGATGCTTCAGGTAATTTAAATGACACCATTCCGCCTCCATATGAAGACTGCTTGGGAGTGGGCTGCCACTATGGCTGGAACTTCAGTGAGTGTATGAACAACAGGACCTGCGATTTTGGACTCATCAATAATTATCAG ACTATGAGCTTGGTGTCAGCTTTTTCTCCTCTGATCGCTGCTGGCATTTTTGGAGCCACTCTTTCATCAGCCTTGGCTTGTCTGGTGTCCGCCCCTAAAGTGTTCCAG TGCCTTTGCAAGGACAACCTGTATCCAGGCATTGGTTTTTTTGGGAAGAGTTATGGGAAGAATAATGAGCCACTGAGAAGCTACATGCTAGCCTACATCATCGCTGTATGCTTCATTCTTATTG CTGAGCTGAACACCATTGCTCCCATCATCTCCAACTTCTTCCTCTGCTCCTATGCCCTCATTAACTTCAGTTGCTTCCATGCCTCCATCACTAACTCACCAG GTTGGCGTCCAACCTTTCGATTCTACAGCAAGTGGCTGTCTTTGCTTGGAGCGGTGGTGTCTGTAATCATCATGTTTCTCCTAACCTGGTGGGCTGCTCTCATAGCCATTGGCATAATCATCTTCCTGCTGGGATACGTGCTGTATAAGAAACCTG ATGTTAACTGGGGCTCTTCAATGCAAGCCAGCTCATACAACATGGCACTATCTCAGTGTGTAGGTCTGAACCAAGTAGAAGACCATATTAAGAATTATAG ACCACAGTGTCTTATTCTCAGTGGACCGCCCTCTATGCGTCCTTCCCTGGTGGATTTTATCAGTACCTTCACCAAGAACCAGAGCCTGATGATATGTGCAAATGTCCTTAAA GGGGGACACTCACCTGTTGCTGTGGACAGCAGTACTTATATAAGCTGGCTAAACAAGCGGCGCATTAAGTCTTTCTACCACACTGTAGTGGCTGATGACCTTCGCGTTGGTGTACAGATGTTGCTCCAG TCTACAGGATTGGGTCGGATGAAGCCTAATGTCCTAGTGATGGGATATAAAATGAACTGGCGTAAAGGTCAACCGAGCAACATAGAAAACTATATTGGAATTTTGCA TGATGCATTTGACCTGCAATATGGTGTTTGTGTCCTTCGGATGAAGGAGGGTCTTGATATAAGTCGAACAATAAAGGCGCATG TGAATCTAGGGTTTGAGACATCCACTGAAAAGGTACTTGACACCAGGACCTCCACTTCTACTACCACACCCACAATTGACACATCAT TGGATCCTGAGGCACTGATGGCCGTGTCCCAGCCTGCCACTGTGTTTCAGTCTAGACAGGGCAAGAAGACCATCGATGTGTATTGGCTCTCTGATGACGGGG GTCTGACACTATTGGTGCCATACCTCCTGACCCGTAAGAAGCGATGGGCTAGATGCAAAGTGAGGGTGTTTGTCGGAGGTGAAGTTCAGCAGATTGAGGAACAGAAACAAGA GCTAAAAACTCTGATCGCCAGGTTTCGTCTGGGTTTCCAAGATATTCAAGTCCTTCCTGACATCAATGGAAAACCACAGTCTGAGCA caTAAAGAGATTTGAAGATCTCATAGCTCCATATAGAGTAAGTGCAGTCCAAAAGAATGATCAAGAAGCAGATGAGACAACGAAGGAATGTCCCTGGATGATGTCTGATGAGGAGGTGGAAAAGTTCAAGGCTAAG TCCCTTCGACAGATCCGCCTGAATGAAGTTATTCAAGATTACTCAAGAGATGCTGCCTTAATTGTTGT CACCATGCCTGTAGGGCGGAGAGGGGCATGCCCTAGTGCCCTCTACATGGCTTGGTTAGAGATTGTGTCCCGTGACCTTCGACCTCCCGTTCTTCTTGTCAGAGGAAATCAGGAGAATGTGCTGACACAGTACTGCCAGTGA